The Mesorhizobium sp. B2-8-5 genome segment GGGTAAAATATTCGCCGAACTTGTAGCCGGAAGCCCGCAACCAGGTCAGGCCGGTGGCGATGAGTAGCCCGAAGGCGATGCCGAAGAACCAGATCTCGAGCGTCAGCGGCAGCGCCTTCAGCACGCTCCACATGGTCGAAAGGTAGAAGTCGAAATCCACCGCCACCTCTTATTTCGGCCGGGTGAAACTGCGCGAAGTGTAACGCTCGGCCTTCTCGAAGATCGGCGTCGAGATCGAGGTCATCACCAGATAAAGGATGCCGGCGACCGTGTAGAAAAGCAGCGAATGATGCGTCGAACGCGCGGCCTTGTTCGCGGTGAGCATCAGCTCGGCGACGCCGGTGACCGAGATCAGCGCCGAATCCTTGATGGTCAATTGCCAGACATTGCCCAGCCCAGGCACGGCGAGGCGCAGGACCTGCGGCATGATCACGAGGCGAAACCGCAGCCAGGCCGACATGCCATAGGCACGCGCCGCTTCCAGCTCGCCGCGGTGGATCGCCAGGAACGACCCGCGAAAAACCTCCGCTTGATAGGCGCCGGAAATGATGCCGACCGCGAGAACGCCGCCGAGGAAGCTCGGCATGTTCAAGATGTCGGTCGAGCCGATCGATCCGGTGGACCTTGCCACGCCGGTCAAGACCTGCGTGCCGCCATAGTAGAACAGA includes the following:
- a CDS encoding ABC transporter permease, translated to MEFLNDLKDQVSTAYELLAAGWGVQLLWGIGWTLAVTVVSMLIGAVLGSLVAAAKLSHHGGLRFIGESYTTVFRGEPELLIIYLFYYGGTQVLTGVARSTGSIGSTDILNMPSFLGGVLAVGIISGAYQAEVFRGSFLAIHRGELEAARAYGMSAWLRFRLVIMPQVLRLAVPGLGNVWQLTIKDSALISVTGVAELMLTANKAARSTHHSLLFYTVAGILYLVMTSISTPIFEKAERYTSRSFTRPK